From Stenotrophomonas maltophilia, a single genomic window includes:
- the ffh gene encoding signal recognition particle protein, producing the protein MFESLTQRLSGTIERLRGRGRLTEENIREATREVRIALLEADVALPVVQALIERIKVRAVGQEVLKSLTPGQALIKVVRDELTAVMGAEASDLNLNVPAPAIILMAGLQGAGKTTTVGKLAKHLKEKRKKKVMVVSADVYRPAAIEQLKTLAEQVGVLFFPSSADQKPEAIVRAAIDDARKSFVDVLLVDTAGRLAIDEAMMAEIKALHAAVNPAETLFVVDAMTGQDAANTAKAFGDALPLTGVVLTKTDGDARGGAALSVRYITGKPIKFVGVSEKPEGLDVFHPDRIASRILDMGDVLSLVEQVEQQVDKDKAAKLAEKVAKGKKFDLNDMRDQLEQMQNMGGIGGLMDKLPGLGNIPDHLKQQVSQGKEVPRMIAIISSMTKKERRNPNLLNGSRRARIAKGSGVTPADVNKLMKQYMQMEKMMSKMAGGGMKGMLRSMKGMMGAMGGRGMPFR; encoded by the coding sequence ATGTTCGAGTCCCTGACCCAGCGCCTTTCCGGCACCATCGAGCGCCTGCGTGGCCGTGGCCGCCTGACCGAGGAGAACATCCGCGAGGCGACCCGCGAGGTCCGCATCGCGCTGCTCGAAGCCGACGTCGCGCTGCCGGTGGTGCAGGCCCTGATCGAGCGCATCAAGGTGCGCGCGGTCGGCCAGGAAGTGCTGAAGTCGCTGACCCCGGGCCAGGCCCTGATCAAGGTCGTGCGCGACGAGCTGACCGCGGTGATGGGCGCTGAAGCCAGCGACCTGAACCTCAATGTTCCAGCCCCGGCCATCATCCTGATGGCGGGCCTGCAGGGCGCCGGCAAGACCACCACCGTGGGCAAGCTGGCCAAGCACCTGAAGGAAAAGCGCAAGAAGAAGGTGATGGTGGTGTCGGCCGACGTCTACCGTCCGGCCGCGATCGAGCAGCTGAAGACCCTGGCCGAGCAGGTTGGCGTGCTGTTCTTCCCGTCCAGCGCCGACCAGAAGCCGGAAGCCATCGTCCGCGCCGCCATCGATGATGCGCGCAAGTCGTTCGTCGACGTGCTGCTGGTCGATACCGCCGGCCGGCTGGCCATCGACGAAGCGATGATGGCCGAGATCAAGGCCCTGCACGCTGCCGTGAACCCGGCCGAAACCCTGTTCGTGGTCGATGCCATGACCGGCCAGGACGCGGCCAACACCGCCAAGGCCTTCGGTGACGCGCTGCCGCTGACCGGCGTGGTGCTGACCAAGACCGACGGTGACGCCCGTGGCGGTGCCGCGCTGAGCGTGCGCTACATCACCGGCAAGCCGATCAAGTTCGTCGGCGTCAGCGAAAAGCCGGAAGGCCTGGATGTGTTCCACCCGGACCGCATCGCCAGCCGCATCCTCGACATGGGCGACGTGCTGTCGCTGGTCGAGCAGGTCGAGCAGCAGGTCGACAAGGACAAGGCCGCCAAGCTGGCCGAGAAGGTCGCCAAGGGCAAGAAGTTCGACCTGAACGACATGCGCGACCAGCTGGAGCAGATGCAGAACATGGGCGGCATCGGCGGCCTGATGGACAAGCTGCCGGGCCTGGGCAACATCCCCGACCATCTGAAGCAGCAGGTCAGCCAGGGCAAGGAAGTGCCGCGCATGATCGCCATCATCAGCTCGATGACCAAGAAGGAACGGCGCAACCCGAACCTGCTCAACGGCTCGCGCCGCGCGCGCATCGCCAAGGGCTCGGGCGTGACTCCGGCCGACGTCAACAAGCTGATGAAGCAGTACATGCAGATGGAAAAGATGATGAGCAAGATGGCGGGCGGCGGCATGAAGGGCATGCTGCGCAGCATGAAGGGCATGATGGGCGCCATGGGCGGCCGCGGCATGCCGTTCCGTTGA